In Drosophila takahashii strain IR98-3 E-12201 chromosome 4, DtakHiC1v2, whole genome shotgun sequence, one DNA window encodes the following:
- the Zyx gene encoding uncharacterized protein Zyx has protein sequence MESLDQQLKELSFLKDEPPNSSAPACIGQVKVAELVNQIRQKQSESFHRRMDVPPKPPKKYNELPQVPSSKQVSCSREPLYSQPLIGIDKTISGAMPLRKHANSNCGLAEIPINRKTTLDNPAILEQQLEALAYHKLQMEKKGLLGVQIQPSQSINSFPEPQSNSLRKSSIYGNINLEKSELLSKETGVSANTYSNVHEAGLPHKMLSVCTNLLSDNETEDDVPPPPSPESAVSSSYSELRRASTAFNKPLDSLQNKQKLNPSLQIYANQYALQHGAIMKNLQSKTNPNLYCYGGLSQSSSTYDSIYEPINPRPSGDLLHRESCNLYGSYVNDNNIPSISCDPNISTSHEASHSLYAHDNGRTKCYMENTIHKNNDEGMNNYIPIAPDPVQEFENYGRCVKCNSRVLGESSGCTAMDQIYHISCFTCTDCQINLQGKPFYALDGKPYCEYDYLQTLEKCSVCMKPILERILRATGKPYHPQCFTCVVCGKSLDGKLFTVDATNQNYCITDFHKKFAPRCCVCKQPIMPDPGQEETVRVVALDRSFHLECYKCEDCGLLLSSEAEGRGCYPLDDHVLCKSCNAQRVQALTKRMTSEH, from the exons ATGGAGTCCTTGGACCAGCAACTTAAAGAGCTGTCTTTTTTAAAAGACGAACCACCAAATAGCTCCGCTCCTGCTTGTATTGGACAAGTTAAAGTAGCAGAGTTAGTCAACCAGATACGCCAGAAGCAAAGTGAATCTTTTCATAGGAGGATGGACGTACCTCCTAAGCCACCGAAGAAATATAATGAACTGCCTCAGGTAC CATCAAGTAAGCAGGTTTCTTGTTCGCGAGAACCGCTATATTCACAACCACTAATTGGAATCGATAAAACAATAAGTGGGGCCATGCCCCTTAGAAAACACGCCAATTCTAATTGCGGACTGGCTGAGATCCCAATAAACAGAAAAACCACATTAGACAATCCGGCTATACTGGAACAGCAATTAGAAGCCCTGGCCTACCACAAACttcaaatggaaaaaaaaggtCTTTTAGGAGTCCAAATCCAACCATCACAATCTATCAACAGCTTTCCGGAGCCGCAATCAAACTCATTGAGGAAAAGCTCGATATATGGCaatataaatttagaaaaatctgAACTATTATCGAAGGAAACAGGCGTTTCTGCAAATACGTATTCAAATGTTCATGAAGCTG GTTTGCCACATAAGATGCTCTCGGTCTGCACAAATTTGTTATCAGACAACGAAACAGAGGATGACGTGCCACCACCTCCTAGTCCAGAGAGCGCTGTGAGCTCTTCATATAGCGAGCTTCGGCGAGCCTCCACCGCCTTTAACAAGCCATTGGATTCTTTGcaaaataaacagaaattaaATCCTTCATTACAAATATATGCAAACCAATATGCGCTGCAACATGGTGCCATAATGAAG AATCTCCAGTCCAAAACGAATCCAAACTTGTATTGCTACGGTGGGCTATCAcag AGTTCTTCTACATATGATTCAATATATGAACCTATAAACCCTCGACCTTCTGGAGACCTGTTGCATCGGGAAAGTTGTAATCTGTACGGTTCATACGTCAATGATAATAATATTCCAAGCATTTCCTGTGACCCAAATATATCGACTTCACATGAAGCTAGCCATTCGTTATACGCGCATGATAATGGTCGAACTAAATGTTATATGGAGAACactattcataaaaataatgacGAGGGAATGAATAACTATATTCCAATAGCCCCTGATCCAGTGCAAGAGTTTGAAAACTACG GTAGGTGTGTTAAATGCAATTCACGTGTACTTGGAGAGAGTAGTGGGTGTACAGCAATGGATCAAATATACCATATATCTTGCTTTACATGCACAGACTGCCAAATAAACTTACAGGGAAAACCATTTTATGCATTAGACGGCAAACCATATTGCGAATATGATTATTTACAAACACTGGAAAAATGTTCGGTTTGCATGAAGCCCATTTTGGAGAGAATTCTCAGAGCAACCGGAAAGCCATACCATCCGCAATGTTTTACATGTGTCGTATGTGGAAAAAGCTTAGATGGTAAATTATTTACAGTGGACGCTACTAATCAAAACTATTGTATTACAGATTTTCATAa aaaatttGCTCCTCGCTGTTGTGTGTGTAAACAACCAATTATGCCAGATCCCGGACAAGAAGAAACGGTCAGAGTTGTGGCCTTAGATCGAAGCTTTCACCTAGAGTGTTATAAGTGCGAG GACTGTGGGCTATTACTGTCATCTGAAGCTGAAGGTCGCGGATGTTATCCCCTAGATGATCACGTTCTATGTAAGAGCTGCAATGCCCAACGTGTTCAGGCTTTGACAAAACGCATGACATCGGAACATTAA
- the CaMKII gene encoding calcium/calmodulin-dependent protein kinase type II alpha chain isoform X12: protein MAAPAACTRFSDNYDIKEELGKGAFSIVKRCVQKSTGFEFAAKIINTKKLTARDFQKLEREARICRKLHHPNIVRLHDSIQEENYHYLVFDLVTGGELFEDIVAREFYSEADASHCIQQILESVNHCHQNGVVHRDLKPENLLLASKAKGAAVKLADFGLAIEVQGDHQAWFGFAGTPGYLSPEVLKKEPYGKSVDIWACGVILYILLVGYPPFWDEDQHRLYSQIKAGAYDYPSPEWDTVTPEAKNLINQMLTVNPNKRITAAEALKHPWICQRERVASVVHRQETVDCLKKFNARRKLKGAILTTMLATRNFSSRSMITKKGDGSQVKESTDSSSTTLEDDDIKEDKKGIVDRSTTVISKEPEALNLLHLD from the exons ATGGCTGCACCAGCAGCCTGTACGCGTTTTTCGGACAACTACGACATCAAAGAAGAGCTGGGAAA AGGGGCCTTCTCAATAGTAAAAAGATGTGTCCAAAAGTCAACTGGATTTGAATTTGctgcaaaaattataaatacaaaaaaattaactgcAAGAG acTTTCAAAAACTGGAACGTGAAGCTAGGATCTGCAGAAAATTACACCATCCTAACATAG tgCGATTGCATGACAGTATACAGGAGGAGAACTATCACTATCTTGTTTTTGATCT TGTAACTGGTGGTGAACTTTTCGAAGATATTGTTGCACGCGAATTTTATTCAGAGGCTGATGCATCACATTGTATTCAACAAATATTGGAATCGGTCAATCACTGCCACCAAAATGGTGTGGTGCATCGAGATCTGAAACCAGAGAATTTACTATTAGCTAGTAAGGCAAAGGGTGCAGCAGTGAAACTCGCTGACTTTGGTCTAGCCATTGAAGTTCAAGGCGATCATCAGGCTTGGTTTGGATTTGCTGGCACTCCAGGATATCTGTCGCCAGAGGTATTGAAAAAGGAGCCTTATGGCAAATCGGTAGATATATGGGCATGTG gTGTCATTCTTTACATACTTCTTGTTGGCTACCCACCATTCTGGGACGAGGATCAGCACCGACTGTACTCTCAGATTAAAGCAGGCGCTTATGAT tatcCGTCTCCAGAATGGGATACGGTCACCCCAGAAGCAAAGAATCTTATCAACCAAATGCTTACGGTAAATCCAAATAAACGAATAACCGCCGCCGAGGCTTTGAAGCACCCATGGATTTGT CAACGAGAGCGTGTGGCTTCCGTCGTGCATCGCCAAGAAACTGTAGACTGCCTGAAGAAGTTTAATGCGCGTCGCAAGCTAAAGGGAGCCATACTAACGACAATGTTGGCTACCAGAAATTTTTCAA GCAGAAGTATGATTACCAAAAAGGGTGACGGATCTCAAGTCAAGGAATCTACCGATTCTTCTAGCACTACTCTAGAAGACGATGACATTAAag AAGATAAAAAAGGAATCGTTGATCGCAGTACCACAGTCATATCAAAAGAGCCAGAAG cTTTGAATCTTCTGCATTTGGATTGA
- the CaMKII gene encoding calcium/calmodulin-dependent protein kinase type II alpha chain isoform X13: protein MAAPAACTRFSDNYDIKEELGKGAFSIVKRCVQKSTGFEFAAKIINTKKLTARDFQKLEREARICRKLHHPNIVRLHDSIQEENYHYLVFDLVTGGELFEDIVAREFYSEADASHCIQQILESVNHCHQNGVVHRDLKPENLLLASKAKGAAVKLADFGLAIEVQGDHQAWFGFAGTPGYLSPEVLKKEPYGKSVDIWACGVILYILLVGYPPFWDEDQHRLYSQIKAGAYDYPSPEWDTVTPEAKNLINQMLTVNPNKRITAAEALKHPWICQRERVASVVHRQETVDCLKKFNARRKLKGAILTTMLATRNFSSRSMITKKGDGSQVKESTDSSSTTLEDDDIKALNLLHLD from the exons ATGGCTGCACCAGCAGCCTGTACGCGTTTTTCGGACAACTACGACATCAAAGAAGAGCTGGGAAA AGGGGCCTTCTCAATAGTAAAAAGATGTGTCCAAAAGTCAACTGGATTTGAATTTGctgcaaaaattataaatacaaaaaaattaactgcAAGAG acTTTCAAAAACTGGAACGTGAAGCTAGGATCTGCAGAAAATTACACCATCCTAACATAG tgCGATTGCATGACAGTATACAGGAGGAGAACTATCACTATCTTGTTTTTGATCT TGTAACTGGTGGTGAACTTTTCGAAGATATTGTTGCACGCGAATTTTATTCAGAGGCTGATGCATCACATTGTATTCAACAAATATTGGAATCGGTCAATCACTGCCACCAAAATGGTGTGGTGCATCGAGATCTGAAACCAGAGAATTTACTATTAGCTAGTAAGGCAAAGGGTGCAGCAGTGAAACTCGCTGACTTTGGTCTAGCCATTGAAGTTCAAGGCGATCATCAGGCTTGGTTTGGATTTGCTGGCACTCCAGGATATCTGTCGCCAGAGGTATTGAAAAAGGAGCCTTATGGCAAATCGGTAGATATATGGGCATGTG gTGTCATTCTTTACATACTTCTTGTTGGCTACCCACCATTCTGGGACGAGGATCAGCACCGACTGTACTCTCAGATTAAAGCAGGCGCTTATGAT tatcCGTCTCCAGAATGGGATACGGTCACCCCAGAAGCAAAGAATCTTATCAACCAAATGCTTACGGTAAATCCAAATAAACGAATAACCGCCGCCGAGGCTTTGAAGCACCCATGGATTTGT CAACGAGAGCGTGTGGCTTCCGTCGTGCATCGCCAAGAAACTGTAGACTGCCTGAAGAAGTTTAATGCGCGTCGCAAGCTAAAGGGAGCCATACTAACGACAATGTTGGCTACCAGAAATTTTTCAA GCAGAAGTATGATTACCAAAAAGGGTGACGGATCTCAAGTCAAGGAATCTACCGATTCTTCTAGCACTACTCTAGAAGACGATGACATTAAag cTTTGAATCTTCTGCATTTGGATTGA